TTGGGGCCGTTCAGGGCGGTTGTCATAATTACTTTAACCATGTCAGCGCCACCGATCCCTTTCTCTTTCTCGATTCTGCGGATCTCCTGCAGGGCCTCCTGCCCATTGAGTTCAGGCATCATGATGTCAAGACAGATGAGGTCGTAATGTTTATCCTCCTCAACTGAACGGATAAAGGCCTCAACCGCCTCCTTACCGTTGACAGCCATATGGAGTGTATCAAAATGATCGCTAAGCAGTTCAATTAATAACTGCCGGCTAAAAAAATCATCTTCAACAACTAATACTTTTTTCATGTATTTATCCCGTTTGTTTCAGAATCGTGTGTTCTTCATTCACTAATCTA
The sequence above is drawn from the Desulfobulbaceae bacterium genome and encodes:
- a CDS encoding response regulator — protein: MKKVLVVEDDFFSRQLLIELLSDHFDTLHMAVNGKEAVEAFIRSVEEDKHYDLICLDIMMPELNGQEALQEIRRIEKEKGIGGADMVKVIMTTALNGPKDIMGAFIKGGCEGYLTKPIDLVKLNEYLKKFGLYREKKTVR